A stretch of the Amycolatopsis sp. BJA-103 genome encodes the following:
- the groES gene encoding co-chaperone GroES has protein sequence MSVNIKPLEDKIVVQTSEAEETTASGLVIPDTAKEKPQEGKVLAVGPGRIDDKGNRVPLDVSVGDVVIYSKYGGTEVKYNGEDYLILSARDVLAVIN, from the coding sequence GTGAGCGTGAACATCAAGCCGCTCGAGGACAAGATCGTTGTCCAGACGAGTGAGGCCGAGGAGACGACCGCTTCCGGCCTCGTCATCCCCGACACCGCCAAGGAGAAGCCCCAGGAGGGCAAGGTTCTGGCCGTGGGCCCGGGCCGCATCGACGACAAGGGCAACCGCGTCCCGCTCGACGTTTCCGTCGGCGACGTCGTCATCTACTCCAAGTACGGCGGCACCGAAGTGAAGTACAACGGTGAGGACTACTTGATCCTCTCCGCTCGCGACGTGCTGGCCGTCATCAACTGA